One genomic region from Chrysemys picta bellii isolate R12L10 chromosome 16, ASM1138683v2, whole genome shotgun sequence encodes:
- the USP28 gene encoding ubiquitin carboxyl-terminal hydrolase 28 isoform X8: protein MTAELQAEAEAGAAESQGTNCQMLLNRLGEITGIQDPSFLHAALKAANGDLTDAVNFLTEECVKEPGQEAVAVEPSDCEGSAVGKEQPTNVIDLTPDNKDDLQAVIALSFLESLEVQAVERDANRAHKANAAENKNRSKRKRCEVWGENPKQNDWRRVDDWPVGMKNIGNTCWFSAVIQEKRNIAFMQELQCLFALMLGTHRKFVDPTASLELLKGAFKSADEQQQDVSEVTHKLLDWLEDAFQLSVNVNSPRDKSENPMVQLFYGTFLTEGVHEGKTFSKIETFGQYPLQVNGYRNLNECLEGAMVEGEIEPLPSDQSVKYGQERWFTKLPPVLTFELSRFEFNQSLGQPEKIHNKLEFPQIIYMDRYLYSSKEIIQKKREETRKLRKQIAVLQQKLERYMKYGSGPSRFPLPDMLQYVLEFASTKLPLVVPSAQDSQMTPAQSPAESCGLNEPLQQNSVLETESTENTEGAASTLINPPSQPSCLPAEMPECPAPRVVTEEEMSLVRTCLQRWRSEIEQDIQDLKDCITRINQSIGQMYGDPVLRQVPYRLHAVLVHEGQANAGHYWAYIYDQPRKSWLKYNDISVTESSWEELERDSYGGLRNASAYCLMYINDKLSHFVADAAADAETGQFQKEVELLPPELQNYIQEDNWRLEQEVEEWEQEQSCKIPQIEPSATSESQDFTSESGQDQSSGCEHSIRSLSSEHARIAKDQTAQAIANTADAYEKNGVEAALCEVMLSPAMQGVILAIAKARQTFDRDGSEAGLVKAFHEEYSRLYLLAKETPTPHNDPRLQHVLIYFLRNNAPKQVVERTLLEQFADRNLSYDERSISIMQVARAKLKEIGPDDVNMEEYKKWHEDYSLFHKVSVYLLTGLELYQNRKYQEALTYLVYAYQSNTSLLMKGPNRGVDESLIALYRRKCLLKLNDMAAALFVSRAEADVLEGINILNELIIPCMHLIINNDISKDDLDAIEVMRNRWCSYLGQEDMDANLQTKLGELLPRLLDCSAEVVILKEPPKIRPNSPYDLCSRFAAVMESIHGAAPVTVK from the exons gcCGCAAATGGTGACCTAACAGATGCAGTCAACTTCCTCACTGAGGAGTGTGTTAAAGAGCCAGGCCAGGAAGCAGTCGCTGTGGAACCATCTGACTGTGAAGGGAGTGCTGTGGGCAAAGAGCAACCCACCA ATGTGATTGATCTAACTCCTGATAACAAAGATGACCTCCAGGCAGTTATTGCTCTCAGCTTCCTGGAGTCTCTGGAAGTTCAAGCAGTGGAAAGAGATGCTAACAG GGCTCACAAAGCAAATGCTGCTGAAAACAAAAATCGCTCCAAAAGGAAACGGTGTGAAGTCTGGGGagagaatcccaagcagaatGACTGGAGGAGAGTGGATGACTGGCCTGTTGGCATGAAGAACATTGGAAATACGTGCTGGTTTAGTGCAGTCATTCAG GAAAAGAGAAATATTGCATTCATGCAGGAACTTCAGTGTCTCTTTGCTTTAATGCTGGGGACACATCGTAAATTTGTAGACCCCACTGCATCACTGGAACTTTTAAAAGGCGCATTTAAATCAGCTGACGAACAGCAG CAAGATGTGAGCGAAGTCACACACAAGCTTCTGGATTGGCTAGAGGATGCATTCCAGCTGTCCGTGAATGTAAA CAGCCCTCGAGACAAATCAGAAAATCCAATGGTGCAACTCTTCTATGGGACTTTCTTGACTGAAGGGGTCCATGAGG GCAAGACCTTTTCTAAGATAGAGACCTTTGGCCAGTATCCCCTTCAGGTAAACGGTTATCGGAACTTAAACGAATGTTTGGAAGGGGCCATGGTAGAAGGGGAGATTGAGCCACTACCTTCTGATCAATCAGTGAAGTATGGACAAGAG CGTTGGTTTACAAAGCTCCCTCCGGTGTTAACCTTTGAACTCTCCCGGTTCGAGTTCAATCAGTCACTAGGGCAGCCAGAGAAGATTCACAACAAGCTAGAATTTCCCCAGATTATTTATATGGACAG gtatttGTACAGCAGTAAAGAGATTATTcaaaagaagagagaggagaCGAGGAAGTTGAGGAAGCAAATAGCAGTTCTTCAGCAGAAATTGGAAAG ATACATGAAATATGGCTCTGGCCCAAGCCGCTTCCCATTACCTGACATGCTACAGTATGTTCTTGAATTTGCCAGTACAAAGCTACCTTTAGTTGTTCCCTCTGCTCAGGACTCTCAGATGACTCCTGCACAGTCCCCAGCTGAGAGCTGTGGTCTGAATGAACCTCTGCAGCAAAATAG TGTATTAGAAACAGAAAGTACTGAGAACACTGAAGGTGCAGCATCCACTCTGATAAACCCTCCGTCCCAGCCCTCCTGTTTACCAGCAGAAATGCCTGAATGCCCAGCTCCTCGTGTGGTCACTGAGGAGGAGATGAGCCTAGTTAGGACGTGCCTGCAGCGATGGAGGAGCGAGATTGAGCAGGACATCCAAG ATCTGAAGGACTGTATTACCAGAATCAACCAATCCATTGGTCAAATGTATGGTGACCCTGTCCTCCGTCAG GTTCCTTATCGCTTGCATGCTGTCCTGGTTCATGAGGGCCAAGCAAATGCCGGTCACTACTGGGCCTACATATACGACCAGCCCCGGAAGAGCTGGCTCAAATACAATGACATCTCTGTGACAGAATCATCCTGGGAAGAACTGGAGAGAGATTCATATGGAGGCCTGAGGAATGCCAGTGCCTATTGTCTGATGTACATCAATGATAAGCTGTCCCACTTTGTTGCAG ATGCTGCTGCTGATGCAGAAACGGGACAGTTTCAGAAAGAAGTAGAACTTCTGCCACCTGAACTCCAGAATTACATACAAGAAGACAACTGGAGGCTTGAACAGGAGGTGGaggaatgggaacaggagcagTCCTGCAAGATCCCTCAGATAGAGCCTTCAGCTACTTCTGAATCTCAGGATTTCACTTCTGAATCAGGACAAG ACCAGTCCTCAGGCTGTGAACACAGCATACGCTCGCTGTCCTCCGAACATGCCAGGATTGCAAAGGACCAGACTGCCCAGGCCATTGCAAATACAGCTGATGCCTATGAGAAGAATGGTGTAGAGGCTGCTCTGTGTGAG GTGATGCTTAGCCCAGCCATGCAGGGTGTGATCCTGGCTATTGCTAAAGCCCGTCAGACATTTGACCGGGATGGGTCTGAAGCAGGGCTTGTTAAG GCATTCCATGAAGAGTACTCCAGACTGTATCTGCTGGCCAAAGAGACCCCAACCCCTCACAATGACCCCCGGCTGCAACACGTGCTCATCTACTTCTTGCGGAACAATGCTCCCAAGCAGGTAGTGGAGCGGACCCTCCTGGAGCAGTTTGCAGATAGAAACCTCAGCTACGATGAAAG GTCAATTAGCATTATGCAAGTAGCACGAGCTAAGCTGAAGGAGATTGGCCCTGATGATGTGAATATGGAGGAGTATAAG AAATGGCATGAAGACTACAGTTTATTTCACAAGGTGTCTGTTTACCTGCTGACAGGGTTGGAACTCTACCAGAATAGAAA GTACCAGGAAGCACTGACCTACCTGGTGTATGCCTACCAAAGTAACACCTCCCTGCTCATGAAAGGACCCAACCGAGGGGTGGATGAATCACTGATTGCTTTATACAGAAGAAAATGCCTCTTG AAGCTGAATGACATGGCAGCGGCTTTGTTTGTAAGCCGTGCGGAGGCAGATGTGTTGGAGGGCATTAACATCCTGAATGAGCTGATCATCCCCTGTATGCACCTCATTATCAATAATGACATCTCCAAGGACGACCTGGATGCCATTGAGGTCATGAGGAACCGCTGGTGCTCTTATCTGGGACAAGAAGACATGGATG cCAACCTGCAAACGAAGCTGGGCGAACTGCTCCCCAGGCTCCTGGACTGCTCTGCAGAGGTCGTCATTCTAAAAGAACCGCCGAAGATCCGGCCCAACTCCCCCTACGACCTCTGCAGCCGCTTCGCAGCCGTGATGGAGTCCATTCATGGGGCCGCACCTGTGACTGTCAAATAA
- the USP28 gene encoding ubiquitin carboxyl-terminal hydrolase 28 isoform X11, translating to MRWFTKLPPVLTFELSRFEFNQSLGQPEKIHNKLEFPQIIYMDRYLYSSKEIIQKKREETRKLRKQIAVLQQKLERYMKYGSGPSRFPLPDMLQYVLEFASTKLPLVVPSAQDSQMTPAQSPAESCGLNEPLQQNSVLETESTENTEGAASTLINPPSQPSCLPAEMPECPAPRVVTEEEMSLVRTCLQRWRSEIEQDIQDLKDCITRINQSIGQMYGDPVLRQVPYRLHAVLVHEGQANAGHYWAYIYDQPRKSWLKYNDISVTESSWEELERDSYGGLRNASAYCLMYINDKLSHFVADAAADAETGQFQKEVELLPPELQNYIQEDNWRLEQEVEEWEQEQSCKIPQIEPSATSESQDFTSESGQDQSSGCEHSIRSLSSEHARIAKDQTAQAIANTADAYEKNGVEAALCEPKEAEPTKTQLRETALTVQSEQQQDAKGTESAAQPSSQVSEVEIPRVGKILVRSDADGYNEEVMLSPAMQGVILAIAKARQTFDRDGSEAGLVKAFHEEYSRLYLLAKETPTPHNDPRLQHVLIYFLRNNAPKQVVERTLLEQFADRNLSYDERSISIMQVARAKLKEIGPDDVNMEEYKKWHEDYSLFHKVSVYLLTGLELYQNRKYQEALTYLVYAYQSNTSLLMKGPNRGVDESLIALYRRKCLLKLNDMAAALFVSRAEADVLEGINILNELIIPCMHLIINNDISKDDLDAIEVMRNRWCSYLGQEDMDANLQTKLGELLPRLLDCSAEVVILKEPPKIRPNSPYDLCSRFAAVMESIHGAAPVTVK from the exons ATG CGTTGGTTTACAAAGCTCCCTCCGGTGTTAACCTTTGAACTCTCCCGGTTCGAGTTCAATCAGTCACTAGGGCAGCCAGAGAAGATTCACAACAAGCTAGAATTTCCCCAGATTATTTATATGGACAG gtatttGTACAGCAGTAAAGAGATTATTcaaaagaagagagaggagaCGAGGAAGTTGAGGAAGCAAATAGCAGTTCTTCAGCAGAAATTGGAAAG ATACATGAAATATGGCTCTGGCCCAAGCCGCTTCCCATTACCTGACATGCTACAGTATGTTCTTGAATTTGCCAGTACAAAGCTACCTTTAGTTGTTCCCTCTGCTCAGGACTCTCAGATGACTCCTGCACAGTCCCCAGCTGAGAGCTGTGGTCTGAATGAACCTCTGCAGCAAAATAG TGTATTAGAAACAGAAAGTACTGAGAACACTGAAGGTGCAGCATCCACTCTGATAAACCCTCCGTCCCAGCCCTCCTGTTTACCAGCAGAAATGCCTGAATGCCCAGCTCCTCGTGTGGTCACTGAGGAGGAGATGAGCCTAGTTAGGACGTGCCTGCAGCGATGGAGGAGCGAGATTGAGCAGGACATCCAAG ATCTGAAGGACTGTATTACCAGAATCAACCAATCCATTGGTCAAATGTATGGTGACCCTGTCCTCCGTCAG GTTCCTTATCGCTTGCATGCTGTCCTGGTTCATGAGGGCCAAGCAAATGCCGGTCACTACTGGGCCTACATATACGACCAGCCCCGGAAGAGCTGGCTCAAATACAATGACATCTCTGTGACAGAATCATCCTGGGAAGAACTGGAGAGAGATTCATATGGAGGCCTGAGGAATGCCAGTGCCTATTGTCTGATGTACATCAATGATAAGCTGTCCCACTTTGTTGCAG ATGCTGCTGCTGATGCAGAAACGGGACAGTTTCAGAAAGAAGTAGAACTTCTGCCACCTGAACTCCAGAATTACATACAAGAAGACAACTGGAGGCTTGAACAGGAGGTGGaggaatgggaacaggagcagTCCTGCAAGATCCCTCAGATAGAGCCTTCAGCTACTTCTGAATCTCAGGATTTCACTTCTGAATCAGGACAAG ACCAGTCCTCAGGCTGTGAACACAGCATACGCTCGCTGTCCTCCGAACATGCCAGGATTGCAAAGGACCAGACTGCCCAGGCCATTGCAAATACAGCTGATGCCTATGAGAAGAATGGTGTAGAGGCTGCTCTGTGTGAG CCAAAGGAGGCAGAACCAACGAAGACCCAGCTGAGAGAAACAGCCCTTACAGTTCAGTCAGAACAGCAACAAGATGCTAAAGGGACAGAGTCTGCTGCCCAGCCTAGCTCACAGGTCTCTGAAGTGGAGATCCCCAGAGTGGGGAAGATTCTGGTTAGATCTGATGCAGATGGATATAATGAGGAG GTGATGCTTAGCCCAGCCATGCAGGGTGTGATCCTGGCTATTGCTAAAGCCCGTCAGACATTTGACCGGGATGGGTCTGAAGCAGGGCTTGTTAAG GCATTCCATGAAGAGTACTCCAGACTGTATCTGCTGGCCAAAGAGACCCCAACCCCTCACAATGACCCCCGGCTGCAACACGTGCTCATCTACTTCTTGCGGAACAATGCTCCCAAGCAGGTAGTGGAGCGGACCCTCCTGGAGCAGTTTGCAGATAGAAACCTCAGCTACGATGAAAG GTCAATTAGCATTATGCAAGTAGCACGAGCTAAGCTGAAGGAGATTGGCCCTGATGATGTGAATATGGAGGAGTATAAG AAATGGCATGAAGACTACAGTTTATTTCACAAGGTGTCTGTTTACCTGCTGACAGGGTTGGAACTCTACCAGAATAGAAA GTACCAGGAAGCACTGACCTACCTGGTGTATGCCTACCAAAGTAACACCTCCCTGCTCATGAAAGGACCCAACCGAGGGGTGGATGAATCACTGATTGCTTTATACAGAAGAAAATGCCTCTTG AAGCTGAATGACATGGCAGCGGCTTTGTTTGTAAGCCGTGCGGAGGCAGATGTGTTGGAGGGCATTAACATCCTGAATGAGCTGATCATCCCCTGTATGCACCTCATTATCAATAATGACATCTCCAAGGACGACCTGGATGCCATTGAGGTCATGAGGAACCGCTGGTGCTCTTATCTGGGACAAGAAGACATGGATG cCAACCTGCAAACGAAGCTGGGCGAACTGCTCCCCAGGCTCCTGGACTGCTCTGCAGAGGTCGTCATTCTAAAAGAACCGCCGAAGATCCGGCCCAACTCCCCCTACGACCTCTGCAGCCGCTTCGCAGCCGTGATGGAGTCCATTCATGGGGCCGCACCTGTGACTGTCAAATAA
- the USP28 gene encoding ubiquitin carboxyl-terminal hydrolase 28 isoform X10 codes for MTAELQAEAEAGAAESQGTNCQMLLNRLGEITGIQDPSFLHAALKAANGDLTDAVNFLTEECVKEPGQEAVAVEPSDCEGSAVGKEQPTNVIDLTPDNKDDLQAVIALSFLESLEVQAVERDANRAHKANAAENKNRSKRKRCEVWGENPKQNDWRRVDDWPVGMKNIGNTCWFSAVIQEKRNIAFMQELQCLFALMLGTHRKFVDPTASLELLKGAFKSADEQQQDVSEVTHKLLDWLEDAFQLSVNVNSPRDKSENPMVQLFYGTFLTEGVHEGKTFSKIETFGQYPLQVNGYRNLNECLEGAMVEGEIEPLPSDQSVKYGQERWFTKLPPVLTFELSRFEFNQSLGQPEKIHNKLEFPQIIYMDRYLYSSKEIIQKKREETRKLRKQIAVLQQKLERYMKYGSGPSRFPLPDMLQYVLEFASTKLPLVVPSAQDSQMTPAQSPAESCGLNEPLQQNSVLETESTENTEGAASTLINPPSQPSCLPAEMPECPAPRVVTEEEMSLVRTCLQRWRSEIEQDIQDLKDCITRINQSIGQMYGDPVLRQVPYRLHAVLVHEGQANAGHYWAYIYDQPRKSWLKYNDISVTESSWEELERDSYGGLRNASAYCLMYINDKLSHFVADAAADAETGQFQKEVELLPPELQNYIQEDNWRLEQEVEEWEQEQSCKIPQIEPSATSESQDFTSESGQDQSSGCEHSIRSLSSEHARIAKDQTAQAIANTADAYEKNGVEAALCEAFHEEYSRLYLLAKETPTPHNDPRLQHVLIYFLRNNAPKQVVERTLLEQFADRNLSYDERSISIMQVARAKLKEIGPDDVNMEEYKKWHEDYSLFHKVSVYLLTGLELYQNRKYQEALTYLVYAYQSNTSLLMKGPNRGVDESLIALYRRKCLLKLNDMAAALFVSRAEADVLEGINILNELIIPCMHLIINNDISKDDLDAIEVMRNRWCSYLGQEDMDANLQTKLGELLPRLLDCSAEVVILKEPPKIRPNSPYDLCSRFAAVMESIHGAAPVTVK; via the exons gcCGCAAATGGTGACCTAACAGATGCAGTCAACTTCCTCACTGAGGAGTGTGTTAAAGAGCCAGGCCAGGAAGCAGTCGCTGTGGAACCATCTGACTGTGAAGGGAGTGCTGTGGGCAAAGAGCAACCCACCA ATGTGATTGATCTAACTCCTGATAACAAAGATGACCTCCAGGCAGTTATTGCTCTCAGCTTCCTGGAGTCTCTGGAAGTTCAAGCAGTGGAAAGAGATGCTAACAG GGCTCACAAAGCAAATGCTGCTGAAAACAAAAATCGCTCCAAAAGGAAACGGTGTGAAGTCTGGGGagagaatcccaagcagaatGACTGGAGGAGAGTGGATGACTGGCCTGTTGGCATGAAGAACATTGGAAATACGTGCTGGTTTAGTGCAGTCATTCAG GAAAAGAGAAATATTGCATTCATGCAGGAACTTCAGTGTCTCTTTGCTTTAATGCTGGGGACACATCGTAAATTTGTAGACCCCACTGCATCACTGGAACTTTTAAAAGGCGCATTTAAATCAGCTGACGAACAGCAG CAAGATGTGAGCGAAGTCACACACAAGCTTCTGGATTGGCTAGAGGATGCATTCCAGCTGTCCGTGAATGTAAA CAGCCCTCGAGACAAATCAGAAAATCCAATGGTGCAACTCTTCTATGGGACTTTCTTGACTGAAGGGGTCCATGAGG GCAAGACCTTTTCTAAGATAGAGACCTTTGGCCAGTATCCCCTTCAGGTAAACGGTTATCGGAACTTAAACGAATGTTTGGAAGGGGCCATGGTAGAAGGGGAGATTGAGCCACTACCTTCTGATCAATCAGTGAAGTATGGACAAGAG CGTTGGTTTACAAAGCTCCCTCCGGTGTTAACCTTTGAACTCTCCCGGTTCGAGTTCAATCAGTCACTAGGGCAGCCAGAGAAGATTCACAACAAGCTAGAATTTCCCCAGATTATTTATATGGACAG gtatttGTACAGCAGTAAAGAGATTATTcaaaagaagagagaggagaCGAGGAAGTTGAGGAAGCAAATAGCAGTTCTTCAGCAGAAATTGGAAAG ATACATGAAATATGGCTCTGGCCCAAGCCGCTTCCCATTACCTGACATGCTACAGTATGTTCTTGAATTTGCCAGTACAAAGCTACCTTTAGTTGTTCCCTCTGCTCAGGACTCTCAGATGACTCCTGCACAGTCCCCAGCTGAGAGCTGTGGTCTGAATGAACCTCTGCAGCAAAATAG TGTATTAGAAACAGAAAGTACTGAGAACACTGAAGGTGCAGCATCCACTCTGATAAACCCTCCGTCCCAGCCCTCCTGTTTACCAGCAGAAATGCCTGAATGCCCAGCTCCTCGTGTGGTCACTGAGGAGGAGATGAGCCTAGTTAGGACGTGCCTGCAGCGATGGAGGAGCGAGATTGAGCAGGACATCCAAG ATCTGAAGGACTGTATTACCAGAATCAACCAATCCATTGGTCAAATGTATGGTGACCCTGTCCTCCGTCAG GTTCCTTATCGCTTGCATGCTGTCCTGGTTCATGAGGGCCAAGCAAATGCCGGTCACTACTGGGCCTACATATACGACCAGCCCCGGAAGAGCTGGCTCAAATACAATGACATCTCTGTGACAGAATCATCCTGGGAAGAACTGGAGAGAGATTCATATGGAGGCCTGAGGAATGCCAGTGCCTATTGTCTGATGTACATCAATGATAAGCTGTCCCACTTTGTTGCAG ATGCTGCTGCTGATGCAGAAACGGGACAGTTTCAGAAAGAAGTAGAACTTCTGCCACCTGAACTCCAGAATTACATACAAGAAGACAACTGGAGGCTTGAACAGGAGGTGGaggaatgggaacaggagcagTCCTGCAAGATCCCTCAGATAGAGCCTTCAGCTACTTCTGAATCTCAGGATTTCACTTCTGAATCAGGACAAG ACCAGTCCTCAGGCTGTGAACACAGCATACGCTCGCTGTCCTCCGAACATGCCAGGATTGCAAAGGACCAGACTGCCCAGGCCATTGCAAATACAGCTGATGCCTATGAGAAGAATGGTGTAGAGGCTGCTCTGTGTGAG GCATTCCATGAAGAGTACTCCAGACTGTATCTGCTGGCCAAAGAGACCCCAACCCCTCACAATGACCCCCGGCTGCAACACGTGCTCATCTACTTCTTGCGGAACAATGCTCCCAAGCAGGTAGTGGAGCGGACCCTCCTGGAGCAGTTTGCAGATAGAAACCTCAGCTACGATGAAAG GTCAATTAGCATTATGCAAGTAGCACGAGCTAAGCTGAAGGAGATTGGCCCTGATGATGTGAATATGGAGGAGTATAAG AAATGGCATGAAGACTACAGTTTATTTCACAAGGTGTCTGTTTACCTGCTGACAGGGTTGGAACTCTACCAGAATAGAAA GTACCAGGAAGCACTGACCTACCTGGTGTATGCCTACCAAAGTAACACCTCCCTGCTCATGAAAGGACCCAACCGAGGGGTGGATGAATCACTGATTGCTTTATACAGAAGAAAATGCCTCTTG AAGCTGAATGACATGGCAGCGGCTTTGTTTGTAAGCCGTGCGGAGGCAGATGTGTTGGAGGGCATTAACATCCTGAATGAGCTGATCATCCCCTGTATGCACCTCATTATCAATAATGACATCTCCAAGGACGACCTGGATGCCATTGAGGTCATGAGGAACCGCTGGTGCTCTTATCTGGGACAAGAAGACATGGATG cCAACCTGCAAACGAAGCTGGGCGAACTGCTCCCCAGGCTCCTGGACTGCTCTGCAGAGGTCGTCATTCTAAAAGAACCGCCGAAGATCCGGCCCAACTCCCCCTACGACCTCTGCAGCCGCTTCGCAGCCGTGATGGAGTCCATTCATGGGGCCGCACCTGTGACTGTCAAATAA